A stretch of the Teredinibacter haidensis genome encodes the following:
- a CDS encoding ATP-binding protein has product MSERKKQHFINSVMSYITLSLATIIGITLISIFISFWVTELADKDAQAINLSGSMRMQTYYIGLVLERENVEAAQQAIEKLQNTWNSPLFAQQHALLQEPKQQHNLLTRHFGIAYTNWLHHTKPILMAMAKGQHKRSEIEFLLENQVLLTDALVTQFQNDAERKIVNLRTFQLLVLLITVSVGSLVFYLLKNRIERPLSQLTETAEKIGAGDFSQRVDVGGTDELTLLANTFNRMSESIANSYSKLEERVDERTRALKQHNIVLDFLFQTARNILESPNGQFDFQTTVENLSKVLGDHKLELCLFTERGEKPYLQLVSHNKAFAHCEQTNCSECRNQDSSMQALLLSRKTGFPITIGERHFGIIDLQLNNEQELPEWQHALVQSVANQFAIALSMSEQKDKENRFVMLSERTVIARELHDSLAQALSYLQIQVTRLQKSHDKQKYELQQPIIDELREGLSSAYRQLRELLTTFRLKMDEGGLQAALENTVAQLRERSNISIQLDYKLKNVPLAASEEIHLLQIVREAGQNAIHHSKGRNVLIELIQTSDNKVQLAVEDDGIGIPQTPEKFNHYGLAIMNERSRNLGGAIEVQPRSGGGTRISFTFMPSITRQPIA; this is encoded by the coding sequence TTGTCCGAGCGAAAAAAGCAACATTTCATTAACTCGGTGATGAGCTACATCACCTTGTCTCTGGCAACCATTATTGGCATCACCTTGATCAGTATTTTTATTTCATTTTGGGTGACTGAACTGGCGGATAAAGATGCTCAGGCGATAAACCTGTCAGGCTCCATGCGTATGCAGACCTACTATATCGGACTGGTATTGGAGCGGGAGAATGTCGAAGCAGCGCAACAAGCAATCGAAAAGCTCCAGAATACCTGGAACAGCCCCCTTTTTGCACAGCAGCACGCGCTGCTGCAGGAACCAAAACAGCAACACAATTTATTAACACGCCATTTTGGTATTGCCTATACAAACTGGCTCCATCACACAAAGCCCATCCTGATGGCAATGGCCAAAGGTCAGCATAAAAGAAGTGAAATTGAGTTCCTCCTGGAAAATCAGGTACTGCTTACCGATGCCCTGGTGACACAATTTCAAAATGATGCCGAGCGAAAGATCGTTAACCTGCGGACCTTCCAACTACTGGTATTACTGATTACTGTATCGGTTGGAAGTTTGGTTTTCTATCTGTTAAAAAACCGTATCGAACGCCCCTTATCTCAATTAACCGAAACGGCCGAAAAAATTGGTGCCGGTGATTTCAGTCAGCGCGTCGATGTTGGCGGAACCGATGAACTTACATTGCTAGCGAATACCTTTAATCGGATGAGCGAATCTATCGCCAACTCCTACAGCAAACTGGAAGAGCGTGTTGATGAACGAACACGCGCATTAAAACAACATAATATTGTGCTCGATTTTCTCTTTCAAACGGCACGAAATATTTTGGAATCTCCAAACGGACAATTTGATTTTCAAACCACCGTAGAAAACTTGTCTAAAGTATTGGGCGACCATAAACTGGAATTGTGCTTATTTACCGAGCGGGGAGAAAAACCCTATCTGCAATTAGTTTCCCATAATAAAGCTTTTGCCCATTGCGAACAGACCAATTGCTCGGAATGCCGCAACCAGGACAGCTCAATGCAAGCGCTGCTTCTTTCACGGAAAACGGGCTTCCCTATTACCATCGGCGAGCGCCATTTCGGCATTATTGATTTGCAGCTCAATAACGAGCAGGAACTACCCGAATGGCAGCATGCACTGGTACAGTCAGTGGCCAACCAGTTTGCGATTGCCCTGTCGATGAGTGAACAAAAGGATAAAGAAAACCGTTTTGTGATGCTTAGCGAGCGTACTGTTATTGCTCGGGAACTTCACGACTCCCTGGCACAGGCGCTCTCGTACCTGCAGATTCAGGTTACCCGCCTGCAAAAATCACACGACAAACAAAAATATGAATTGCAGCAACCCATTATTGACGAACTACGTGAAGGCCTGTCTTCCGCCTATAGACAATTGCGCGAATTACTCACAACATTCAGATTAAAAATGGACGAAGGCGGTTTACAAGCTGCTCTTGAAAATACCGTAGCACAATTGCGCGAACGCAGTAATATCAGTATTCAGCTCGACTATAAACTTAAAAACGTTCCCCTGGCAGCCAGCGAAGAAATTCACCTGCTGCAAATTGTACGTGAAGCCGGCCAAAATGCGATTCACCATTCAAAAGGTCGTAATGTACTGATCGAACTCATTCAAACCTCGGACAATAAAGTACAGTTGGCGGTTGAAGATGACGGTATTGGCATTCCACAAACACCGGAAAAATTTAATCATTACGGGCTCGCGATTATGAACGAACGCAGTCGCAATCTGGGCGGCGCTATCGAAGTCCAGCCTCGCAGTGGCGGAGGTACCCGAATCAGTTTCACCTTCATGCCCAGTATTACGCGGCAGCCTATCGCCTGA
- a CDS encoding RrF2 family transcriptional regulator has product MHITRYTDYSLRVLIYLGVNQDGLCRISDIAESYRISKNHLMKIVQELNIRGYVLAVRGKNGGLKLNAAPETINIGKLIRELEGDSKMIECFGDNNQCVITPSCQLKHIFHEALESFFSTLEQYTLNDLIGKGKKNQLAELLAINIA; this is encoded by the coding sequence ATGCACATCACCCGATACACCGACTATTCCTTGCGCGTCCTGATCTACCTGGGCGTCAATCAGGACGGCCTGTGCAGGATCAGTGATATCGCCGAAAGTTATCGGATATCGAAAAATCATCTAATGAAAATTGTGCAGGAGCTTAATATTCGCGGCTATGTGTTAGCCGTGCGCGGGAAGAACGGCGGCCTTAAATTAAATGCCGCGCCCGAAACCATCAACATTGGCAAGCTCATTAGAGAACTGGAAGGCGACAGTAAGATGATCGAATGCTTTGGCGACAATAACCAGTGTGTTATCACCCCTAGCTGCCAGCTAAAACACATTTTCCACGAGGCGCTGGAAAGCTTTTTTTCCACCCTAGAGCAATACACCCTCAACGACCTGATCGGCAAGGGCAAGAAAAATCAACTGGCCGAACTGCTAGCAATCAATATTGCATAA
- a CDS encoding nitric-oxide reductase large subunit, with translation MVKYYKLWWTLIAVLAITFGLLGYFGTEVYRKAPPLPALVKAEDGRLLMTRDSILDGQTAWQSVGGMQLGSIWGHGAYQAPDWTADWLHRELIAWLELAAEEHYQTPWRDLNDEQHNALHFQLKKAYRVNTYSAAEDVLVLGARRVAAMQKTAEYYVRLFGDAPELQQTRNSYAMKELTLPSLDRRQSLTEFFFWTAWAAATERQAEGATYTNNWPHEPLIGNVPTAENIVWSIVSVVLLIAGIGGLVWVWSFMSGNEAEPKAPPQDPLTLIQLTPSQKALGKYLFLVVALFTFQVFLGGFTAHYTVEGQSFYGIETSQWFPYSLVRTWHIQAALFWIATGFLAAGLFLGPIINGGKDPKYQKLGVDILFWALVAVVAGSFIGNFLAIAQIMPPQWSFWLGHQGYEYVDLGRLWQIGKFTGIVLWLVLMLRAIVPALRQPGDKHLLMLLTASVAAIGLFYGAGFFYGERTHISVMEYWRWWIVHLWVEGFFEVFATAALAFIFCSMGLVSKRMATVAALGSASLFLLGGVPGTFHHLYFSGTTTPVMAVGATFSALEVVPLIVLGREAWEHYRLQRRAAWMERIKWPLLFFVAVSFWNMLGAGVLGFSINPPIALYYVQGLNTTATHAHAALFGVYGFLALGFSLLVLRYIRPTMVFDEKLMKTAFWWLNIGLVLMLFTSLLPVGIIQFVASASEGLWYARSESFMQGSLLQTLRWVRTIGDVVFIVGAVAVSWQVVKGLLCIDAGKPTVNESEPGFPEYAGETTSDLVHGADYCCGSCSDKS, from the coding sequence ATGGTTAAATACTACAAACTCTGGTGGACACTTATCGCTGTTCTAGCCATTACCTTTGGTCTACTTGGCTATTTTGGTACCGAGGTCTACCGCAAGGCGCCGCCGTTGCCTGCTCTGGTAAAGGCCGAAGATGGTCGCCTACTGATGACCCGCGACAGTATTTTGGATGGTCAAACTGCCTGGCAGTCTGTGGGGGGAATGCAGTTGGGTTCCATATGGGGGCACGGTGCTTACCAGGCTCCCGATTGGACCGCAGACTGGCTACATCGGGAGCTAATTGCCTGGTTGGAGTTGGCGGCGGAAGAGCACTATCAAACCCCGTGGCGTGACCTTAATGACGAGCAGCACAATGCATTGCACTTTCAGCTGAAAAAGGCCTATCGCGTTAACACCTACAGTGCGGCGGAGGACGTTCTGGTTTTAGGCGCGCGCAGGGTGGCGGCAATGCAAAAGACGGCTGAATATTATGTTCGCCTGTTTGGTGATGCACCAGAGCTACAACAAACGCGTAATAGCTATGCGATGAAGGAGTTAACGCTGCCAAGCTTGGATCGTCGGCAGAGCTTAACTGAGTTTTTTTTCTGGACGGCCTGGGCCGCGGCAACGGAACGTCAGGCCGAGGGTGCAACTTATACCAACAACTGGCCCCATGAACCTTTGATTGGCAATGTTCCCACGGCGGAGAATATTGTGTGGTCCATTGTCAGTGTGGTTTTGCTGATAGCGGGTATTGGCGGATTGGTTTGGGTTTGGTCGTTTATGAGTGGAAACGAGGCGGAGCCCAAGGCTCCGCCGCAGGACCCGCTTACCCTAATTCAGTTAACACCTTCGCAAAAAGCGCTGGGTAAATATCTTTTTCTCGTGGTAGCCCTGTTCACCTTCCAAGTATTTTTGGGTGGGTTTACCGCACACTATACCGTTGAAGGGCAGAGTTTTTACGGCATCGAAACGTCGCAGTGGTTTCCCTATAGCCTGGTCAGAACTTGGCATATACAGGCAGCACTCTTTTGGATAGCAACCGGATTTTTGGCGGCAGGTTTGTTTTTAGGGCCGATTATTAACGGAGGAAAAGATCCTAAATATCAGAAACTCGGTGTGGATATTTTGTTCTGGGCACTAGTGGCAGTGGTAGCGGGTTCGTTTATCGGCAATTTCCTTGCTATCGCGCAGATAATGCCTCCCCAGTGGAGCTTTTGGCTGGGGCATCAAGGCTACGAATATGTCGATTTGGGGAGGCTCTGGCAAATTGGCAAGTTTACGGGCATTGTGCTGTGGTTGGTGCTTATGTTACGCGCCATTGTGCCGGCCCTGCGACAGCCAGGTGATAAACACTTATTAATGCTATTAACGGCTTCTGTTGCGGCGATAGGTTTGTTTTATGGCGCGGGGTTTTTCTATGGTGAACGCACGCATATCTCGGTAATGGAATACTGGCGTTGGTGGATTGTGCACTTATGGGTTGAAGGCTTCTTTGAGGTTTTTGCTACGGCGGCCCTGGCTTTTATCTTTTGTAGTATGGGTCTGGTCTCCAAGCGCATGGCAACGGTTGCTGCATTGGGCTCTGCGTCTCTGTTCCTGCTCGGCGGTGTGCCGGGTACGTTTCACCACCTCTATTTTTCCGGTACGACCACCCCAGTAATGGCGGTTGGAGCAACGTTTAGTGCGCTCGAAGTGGTACCACTAATTGTCCTGGGGCGCGAAGCCTGGGAGCACTACCGTTTACAGCGACGAGCGGCGTGGATGGAGAGAATAAAGTGGCCGCTGCTATTTTTTGTCGCTGTCTCTTTCTGGAATATGCTAGGTGCGGGCGTGTTGGGTTTTTCCATCAACCCACCCATTGCTCTCTACTATGTACAGGGCCTTAATACCACCGCCACTCACGCGCATGCCGCCCTGTTTGGTGTGTATGGCTTTCTGGCTTTGGGTTTTAGCTTGTTGGTGTTGCGTTATATTCGGCCAACGATGGTGTTCGATGAAAAGCTGATGAAGACGGCGTTCTGGTGGTTGAATATCGGCTTGGTACTTATGTTGTTTACCAGCTTGTTGCCCGTTGGCATTATCCAGTTTGTTGCCAGTGCATCCGAAGGTCTTTGGTACGCACGCAGTGAAAGCTTTATGCAGGGCAGCTTGTTGCAGACATTGCGCTGGGTAAGAACGATTGGCGATGTTGTGTTTATCGTTGGAGCTGTTGCGGTTAGCTGGCAAGTTGTCAAAGGTTTACTTTGTATCGACGCAGGAAAGCCGACGGTTAATGAATCTGAGCCCGGTTTTCCAGAGTACGCAGGTGAAACGACATCAGACCTTGTGCATGGAGCCGATTATTGCTGCGGTTCTTGCTCGGATAAGTCGTAA
- the ytfE gene encoding iron-sulfur cluster repair protein YtfE, with translation MQLLEIPIDRLVQDMPGATAVFHQYRLSFCCGGSHTLAEAIARAGIDGSEILLELEQLQARQQPEADWSEASDQALIAHILQRYHQVHREQLPELIRLAERVEGVHLDHIECPKGLALCLAQMKLELEQHMSKEENILFPMLNRGLRRSAAGPISVMLKEHDDHQQTIAWLKNSTSNFVYPEGACNSWRALYLGLRTLVSDLENHIALENNVLFTRQLESINHG, from the coding sequence ATGCAACTGCTTGAAATACCCATTGATCGTTTGGTTCAGGATATGCCTGGCGCAACAGCGGTTTTCCATCAGTACCGGCTGAGTTTTTGTTGTGGCGGCAGCCACACGCTGGCCGAAGCCATTGCCCGAGCCGGTATAGACGGGAGCGAGATTCTGCTTGAACTCGAACAACTACAAGCTCGGCAACAGCCGGAGGCGGATTGGAGCGAGGCCAGTGATCAGGCGCTTATTGCGCATATTTTGCAGCGTTATCACCAGGTTCACCGGGAACAGCTCCCGGAATTGATTCGTTTGGCAGAGCGGGTGGAAGGTGTGCACCTCGACCATATTGAGTGCCCCAAAGGTCTAGCCCTTTGCTTGGCGCAGATGAAGCTTGAGCTTGAACAGCATATGAGCAAAGAGGAGAACATATTGTTTCCCATGCTGAACAGAGGTCTGAGGCGAAGTGCGGCCGGTCCTATCTCTGTGATGCTGAAAGAGCATGACGATCACCAGCAAACCATTGCTTGGCTAAAAAATTCGACCAGCAACTTTGTTTATCCTGAAGGTGCGTGCAATTCCTGGCGGGCACTCTATCTGGGGCTTCGTACACTCGTGAGCGATTTGGAAAACCATATAGCGCTGGAAAACAACGTGTTGTTTACCCGCCAGTTGGAGAGCATTAATCATGGTTAA
- a CDS encoding nitrate reductase subunit alpha — MSHFLDKLRFFNVKKSSFANGHGVTTNEDRGWEDGYRKRWQHDKVVRSTHGVNCTGSCSWKVYVKDGLITWETQQTDYPRTRPDLPNHEPRGCPRGASFSWYVYSANRLKYPKIRKHLLQLWREARLIHSDPVDAWDSIVSDPEKAKSYKSKRGLGGLVRSNWDEVNEIIAASNVHTAKNYGPDRITGFSPIPAMSMVSYAAGSRYLSLIGGNCLSFYDWYCDLPPASPQVWGEQTDVPESADWYNSGYIIAWGSNVPQTRTPDAHFFTEVRYKGTKTVSVTPDYSEVAKLTDEWVAAKQGTDAAVAMAMGHVVLKEFHVEKPSAYFKEYVQTKTDFPYLVKLLPSEQGLQQGPFLRASDLKNNLGQDNNPEWKTIALNRDGTLVSPTGAIGYRWGESGKWNIEQRDGVSGAELDLQTSLKESADEVAEVAFPYFGGQEHEFNYFDKTDHSDIQLRKVPVKKVKLADGSEALVATVYDLTLANYGVDNGLDCSNTAKTFDDDAPYTPAWQEKITGVPREQIIRIAHEFADNANKTNGRSMIIIGAAMNHWYNMDMNYRGVINLLMMCGCIGQSGGGWAHYVGQEKLRPQCGWLPLAFGLDWQRPPRQMNGTSFFYNHSDQWRYEKLEMNEVISPLADKSKWTGSIIDYNTRAERMGWLPSAPQLGMNPLTLCKKAAEMNLDPKDYALQLLKDGDLKFACEDPDNPQNYPRNMFIWRSNLLGSSGKGHEYMLRHLLGTKHGLMGKDLGESGDKKPEDVIWNDEAPEGKVDLLVTLDFRMSTTCLYSDIVLPTATWYEKDDMNTSDMHPFIHPLSKAVDPVWESRSDWDIFKGIAKKFSELSNGHLGVENDLVTVPLQHDTPAELAQPNGVKAWWKGECELIPGKTAPNMVVVERDFPNTYKRFTSLGPLLEKLGNGGKGINWNTEDEVAFLGRLNRVHTEEGAHKGRPKIETAIDAAEVILSLAPETNGQVAVKAWEALSKATGRDHTHLAKPKEDEKIRFHDIVAQPRKIISSPTWSGLEDEHVSYNAGYTNVHECIPWRTVTGRQQFYQDHEWMRDFGETQCLYKPPVNMKTVQPLLGKKPNGNEELVLNWITPHQKWGIHSTYSDNLLMLTLSRGGPIVWLSEVDAKKGSIEDNDWIEVFNVNGAIAARAVVSQRVPEGMSMMYHAQERIVNTPGAETTKTRGGIHNSVTRAVMKPTHMIGGYAQQAYGFNYYGTVGCNRDEFVIVRKMDKVDWLDEESAPEEQ, encoded by the coding sequence ATGAGCCACTTTTTAGACAAGCTAAGATTTTTTAATGTAAAAAAGTCGAGCTTTGCCAATGGGCACGGCGTCACAACCAATGAAGATCGAGGATGGGAAGACGGGTATCGCAAACGTTGGCAGCACGACAAGGTTGTTCGTTCCACGCACGGCGTCAACTGCACGGGGTCCTGCAGTTGGAAGGTGTACGTCAAAGATGGCTTGATTACCTGGGAGACCCAGCAAACCGATTATCCGCGTACTCGGCCAGACTTGCCTAATCACGAGCCGCGTGGGTGTCCTCGTGGCGCGAGTTTCAGTTGGTATGTTTACAGTGCCAATCGTCTGAAATACCCGAAAATCCGTAAGCATTTATTGCAGCTGTGGCGTGAAGCAAGATTGATCCACAGTGATCCTGTCGACGCTTGGGACTCGATTGTGTCTGATCCCGAAAAGGCAAAAAGCTATAAAAGTAAACGTGGCCTGGGTGGGCTGGTGCGTTCCAATTGGGACGAAGTCAATGAAATTATTGCTGCCTCAAACGTACACACCGCAAAAAACTACGGTCCCGATCGTATCACTGGTTTTTCTCCCATTCCCGCTATGAGTATGGTCAGCTACGCAGCGGGTTCTCGCTACCTGTCGCTGATTGGTGGCAATTGCCTCAGCTTTTACGATTGGTACTGCGATCTTCCCCCCGCATCACCACAAGTCTGGGGTGAGCAAACCGATGTGCCGGAGTCCGCCGACTGGTACAACTCGGGTTACATCATTGCCTGGGGTTCCAATGTGCCGCAAACGCGCACGCCCGATGCCCACTTTTTTACGGAAGTGCGCTACAAGGGAACTAAAACGGTCTCGGTAACGCCGGACTATTCCGAAGTGGCCAAGCTCACCGATGAATGGGTCGCCGCAAAGCAGGGGACTGATGCCGCTGTCGCTATGGCCATGGGGCATGTGGTATTGAAAGAATTTCACGTTGAAAAGCCCAGCGCCTATTTCAAAGAGTACGTACAAACCAAAACTGATTTCCCCTATTTGGTAAAGCTGCTGCCATCTGAACAGGGCCTTCAGCAGGGGCCCTTCCTACGGGCCAGCGACCTGAAAAACAACCTCGGGCAGGACAACAATCCCGAGTGGAAAACCATTGCGCTTAACCGGGACGGTACCCTGGTATCGCCGACCGGCGCCATCGGCTATCGCTGGGGTGAAAGTGGCAAGTGGAATATCGAGCAAAGAGATGGCGTTTCCGGGGCCGAGCTGGATTTGCAGACATCCCTTAAAGAGAGCGCAGACGAGGTTGCTGAAGTGGCCTTCCCCTATTTCGGTGGGCAGGAACATGAATTTAATTACTTCGACAAAACCGACCACAGCGATATACAGCTACGGAAAGTACCGGTAAAGAAAGTAAAACTGGCCGACGGCAGCGAAGCGCTGGTGGCCACAGTTTACGATTTAACCCTGGCAAACTACGGTGTGGATAATGGTCTTGATTGCTCAAATACCGCCAAGACCTTTGACGACGACGCACCTTACACGCCGGCCTGGCAAGAAAAAATTACTGGAGTGCCACGCGAGCAAATTATTCGCATCGCGCACGAGTTTGCCGATAACGCCAACAAGACGAATGGCCGTTCGATGATTATTATCGGCGCTGCCATGAATCACTGGTACAACATGGATATGAATTACCGTGGCGTTATTAACCTTTTAATGATGTGTGGCTGTATTGGTCAGAGTGGCGGTGGCTGGGCGCACTATGTTGGGCAGGAAAAACTGCGCCCCCAGTGCGGCTGGTTGCCGTTGGCCTTTGGGTTGGACTGGCAGCGCCCACCGCGCCAGATGAACGGCACCTCCTTTTTCTACAATCACTCCGACCAGTGGCGTTACGAAAAACTGGAAATGAACGAAGTGATTTCACCGTTGGCCGACAAGAGTAAGTGGACTGGTTCTATTATTGATTACAACACCCGTGCTGAACGAATGGGGTGGTTGCCGTCTGCACCGCAGTTGGGAATGAACCCGCTGACGTTATGTAAGAAAGCGGCAGAAATGAACCTGGACCCAAAAGACTACGCGCTTCAGTTGCTAAAGGACGGCGATCTTAAGTTCGCCTGTGAAGACCCGGATAACCCACAGAACTATCCGCGCAATATGTTTATCTGGCGTTCCAACTTATTGGGTTCCTCCGGTAAGGGCCACGAGTATATGTTACGTCATTTACTGGGCACCAAGCACGGTTTAATGGGTAAGGACTTGGGGGAGAGCGGCGATAAAAAACCAGAAGATGTTATTTGGAACGATGAAGCACCGGAAGGAAAAGTGGATCTTCTGGTAACGCTGGACTTCCGCATGTCCACCACCTGTCTGTATTCGGATATCGTACTGCCTACCGCCACCTGGTATGAAAAAGACGATATGAATACCTCGGATATGCACCCGTTTATTCACCCGTTAAGCAAAGCGGTTGATCCGGTTTGGGAATCTAGATCCGATTGGGACATTTTTAAGGGTATTGCAAAGAAATTCTCCGAATTAAGTAACGGTCATCTGGGCGTAGAAAATGATCTGGTGACCGTACCGCTACAGCACGATACTCCAGCCGAACTGGCGCAGCCCAATGGCGTGAAGGCTTGGTGGAAGGGTGAGTGTGAATTAATTCCAGGAAAAACTGCACCGAATATGGTTGTGGTCGAGCGTGATTTCCCCAATACCTACAAGCGCTTTACCTCGCTTGGCCCGTTGTTGGAAAAGCTGGGCAACGGCGGAAAAGGCATTAATTGGAATACTGAAGATGAAGTGGCGTTTCTCGGTAGGCTCAATCGTGTTCACACAGAAGAGGGTGCACACAAGGGACGGCCCAAAATCGAAACAGCGATTGATGCGGCGGAAGTGATTTTAAGCTTGGCACCGGAAACAAATGGCCAAGTGGCGGTAAAAGCCTGGGAAGCCCTATCCAAAGCCACTGGCCGGGACCACACGCACCTTGCCAAGCCGAAAGAAGACGAAAAAATACGCTTCCACGATATTGTTGCGCAACCGCGAAAAATTATCAGTTCGCCTACTTGGTCTGGTTTGGAAGATGAACATGTCAGCTATAACGCAGGTTATACCAACGTTCACGAGTGTATTCCCTGGCGTACTGTAACCGGGCGCCAGCAGTTTTATCAGGATCACGAATGGATGCGCGACTTTGGTGAAACCCAGTGTTTGTACAAACCGCCGGTGAATATGAAAACCGTGCAACCACTACTGGGTAAAAAACCCAACGGAAATGAAGAGCTGGTACTTAACTGGATTACACCACACCAGAAGTGGGGTATTCATTCGACCTATTCCGACAACTTGCTAATGCTTACGCTATCACGCGGGGGCCCTATTGTATGGTTGAGCGAGGTCGATGCTAAAAAAGGCAGCATTGAAGATAACGATTGGATCGAGGTGTTCAATGTTAACGGCGCTATTGCTGCACGGGCGGTTGTTTCACAGCGTGTGCCTGAAGGTATGAGCATGATGTATCACGCGCAGGAACGTATCGTTAATACGCCGGGTGCAGAAACCACCAAAACCCGAGGTGGAATTCACAATTCCGTTACCCGTGCAGTGATGAAGCCAACACATATGATTGGCGGCTACGCACAACAGGCCTACGGTTTTAACTATTACGGCACCGTGGGTTGTAATCGCGATGAATTCGTAATTGTCCGAAAAATGGACAAGGTCGATTGGCTCGACGAAGAGTCTGCACCGGAGGAGCAATAA
- a CDS encoding NnrS family protein: protein MNSTLFEKKPDQAPKSELGWAPFRLAFRPFFLFGSLFSCISLLAWNGLLNGQLVLEVYGNPLWWHTHEMLFGFVAAIVAGFLLTAVQTWTQLPSVKGIQLMGLFLLWLSARVLMWIPNSVSPWVILILDLLFLPMTAFIMARLVLRAKLWRNLMFVPLLLAMTLANGCMHYAVLTQQPGWDTQAAEAMVILVTLLMCILGGRVFPMFTANGTQTGRVQALGWLEKTSVASLLAVFITQVLVPDAPAWLTASLLFASAALQALRAFRWRIWVTFGTPLVWPLHISYWCIPLGLALLGWSEIGQGVTRSQAIHSLTVGAMGIMILAMISRVSLGHTGRVIQVGKIMSTAFIFLVLAFLVRVFGSYFYANYLHLLTFSTLLWTAGYSGFVIANFPVLTQPRIDGKPG, encoded by the coding sequence ATGAATTCAACCTTATTCGAAAAAAAACCAGATCAAGCGCCGAAGAGCGAGCTTGGCTGGGCGCCGTTCAGACTGGCCTTTCGCCCGTTTTTTCTATTTGGTTCGCTATTTAGCTGTATCAGTCTATTGGCCTGGAACGGCTTACTGAATGGACAGTTGGTACTAGAGGTTTACGGCAACCCGCTGTGGTGGCACACGCATGAAATGCTATTCGGCTTTGTAGCCGCTATTGTTGCCGGCTTTTTACTTACTGCCGTACAAACGTGGACGCAGCTGCCCAGCGTTAAAGGCATTCAGCTGATGGGTCTTTTCCTGCTGTGGCTCAGCGCACGCGTTTTGATGTGGATTCCCAACAGCGTTTCACCCTGGGTAATTCTAATACTGGATCTGCTCTTTCTGCCCATGACAGCATTTATCATGGCAAGACTGGTCCTGCGCGCCAAACTCTGGCGCAACCTAATGTTTGTCCCCCTGCTACTTGCGATGACGCTCGCCAATGGCTGTATGCACTACGCGGTTCTCACCCAGCAGCCCGGCTGGGACACGCAAGCCGCAGAAGCTATGGTTATATTGGTAACTCTGCTTATGTGTATTCTGGGTGGGCGCGTATTTCCAATGTTCACCGCGAACGGTACACAAACCGGACGCGTGCAAGCTCTAGGCTGGCTCGAAAAAACTTCCGTTGCCAGTCTTCTGGCCGTCTTTATCACACAGGTATTGGTACCCGATGCCCCCGCTTGGCTCACGGCATCACTCTTGTTTGCATCCGCCGCTCTGCAGGCATTGCGAGCCTTTCGCTGGCGAATATGGGTAACCTTTGGCACGCCGCTAGTGTGGCCGCTGCACATTAGCTATTGGTGTATTCCGTTGGGGCTGGCGCTGCTCGGTTGGTCTGAAATCGGCCAGGGGGTAACTCGCTCCCAGGCTATACACAGCCTCACCGTTGGAGCAATGGGCATTATGATATTGGCCATGATTTCACGCGTATCCCTGGGCCATACTGGCAGAGTAATTCAGGTGGGTAAAATCATGAGTACGGCTTTTATTTTTCTGGTGCTCGCCTTTCTTGTACGCGTATTTGGCAGTTACTTTTACGCCAATTACCTGCACCTGCTAACCTTTTCCACACTGCTTTGGACTGCCGGTTACAGCGGCTTCGTTATTGCCAATTTTCCGGTATTAACACAGCCCAGAATTGACGGTAAACCCGGCTGA